The Mustela erminea isolate mMusErm1 chromosome 18, mMusErm1.Pri, whole genome shotgun sequence genome has a window encoding:
- the DCAKD gene encoding dephospho-CoA kinase domain-containing protein: MFLVGLTGGIASGKSSVIQVFQQLGCAVIDVDVIARHVVQPGYPAHRRIVEAFGTEVLLENGDINRKVLGDLIFNQPDRRHLLNTITHPEIRKEMMKETFKYFLRGYRYVILDIPLLFETKKLLKYMKHTVVVYCDRDTQLARLMHRNSLSREDAEARIEAQLPLKDKVRMARHVLDNSGEWSVTKRQVVLLHAELERSLEYLPLRLGVLTGLVGLAGLLYLLTHYLLPSP; this comes from the exons ATGTTCCTGGTGGGCCTCACGGGAGGCATTGCCTCGGGCAAGAGCTCTGTGATCCAGGTGTTCCAGCAGCTGGGCTGTGCGGTGATTGATGTTGATGTCATCGCCCGCCATG TGGTCCAGCCAGGATACCCCGCCCACCGGCGCATCGTGGAAGCCTTTGGCACCGAGGTCTTGCTGGAGAACGGTGACATCAATCGCAAAGTCCTGGGGGACCTGATCTTTAACCAGCCCGACCGGCGGCATCTGCTCAACACCATCACGCACCCCGAGATCCGCAAGGAAATGATGAAGGAGACCTTCAAGTATTTCCTCCGAG GATACCGCTATGTGATTCTGGACATCCCCCTGCTGTTTGAGACCAAGAAGCTGCTCAAGTACATGAAGCACACCGTGGTGGTGTACTG tGACCGGGACACGCAGCTGGCGCGGCTGATGCATCGGAATAGCCTGAGCCGGGAGGACGCGGAGGCCCGGATCGAGGCCCAGCTGCCCCTGAAGGATAAGGTCCGCATGGCCCGCCATGTCCTAGACAACTCGGGGGAGTGGAGCGTCACCAAACGCCAGGTCGTCCTCCTGCACGCGGAGCTGGAGCGCTCCTTGGAGTACCTGCCGCTGAGGCTCGGAGTCCTGACAGGTCTCGTGGGCCTTGCCGGCCTCCTCTACCTGCTCACCCACTACCTCCTGCCTTCCCCCTAG